The Clostridium sp. AWRP genome has a window encoding:
- a CDS encoding metallophosphoesterase: MLIENIILLILILLLYIIVWYYVGRKVKGVFLKKNKNLKKRLYWIAFWFIAFSYIISSIFKSVVSVNNILASLLTLIGALSLGIFYYLLILFLLTDVVKFILKKVGFNGRIRNYISAIYDDGISIFIIVLIIFSFGMWNALHPVVTNYSIDINKSAGKINSLNVVMVSDVHMGIMIKEKGIDKMVNSINKLKPDIVFFCGDMVDESTTTKLKKYYGQAFKRINSKYGVYYITGNHEYGENLSETISYMNEAKVKVLQDKAVKIDNSFYVVGRKDADSGEKIKPLNEILKNADKSLPIIELNHRPVGIEEAHKENVDLQLSGHTHRGQFFPNNLMTSLIYEDDYGYLKKDNFNLIVTSGYGTWGPPIRIGTKGEIVNIKIKFKY; encoded by the coding sequence ATGCTAATTGAAAATATTATTTTACTTATACTTATTTTGCTTTTATATATAATAGTATGGTATTATGTCGGAAGAAAAGTAAAAGGGGTATTTTTAAAGAAAAATAAAAATTTAAAAAAGAGACTGTATTGGATTGCATTTTGGTTCATAGCTTTTTCTTATATTATAAGTTCTATATTTAAAAGTGTTGTATCAGTAAACAACATATTAGCTTCACTATTAACACTAATAGGAGCATTATCCCTAGGAATTTTTTATTACTTGCTTATATTATTTCTGCTTACGGATGTGGTAAAATTTATTTTAAAAAAGGTAGGGTTTAATGGGAGAATTAGAAATTATATAAGTGCCATATATGATGACGGAATTTCAATTTTTATAATAGTTTTAATTATTTTTTCTTTTGGCATGTGGAATGCCCTTCATCCAGTCGTAACAAATTATAGTATAGATATAAATAAAAGTGCAGGTAAAATAAACTCACTAAACGTGGTAATGGTGTCAGATGTACACATGGGCATAATGATTAAGGAAAAAGGTATTGATAAAATGGTGAATTCCATAAATAAATTAAAACCTGACATAGTTTTCTTTTGTGGAGATATGGTTGATGAAAGCACAACTACAAAGTTAAAGAAATATTACGGACAAGCTTTTAAAAGGATAAACTCAAAGTATGGTGTATATTACATTACAGGAAATCATGAATATGGAGAAAATTTATCTGAAACAATTAGTTATATGAATGAAGCAAAAGTTAAAGTACTGCAGGATAAGGCAGTTAAAATAGACAATAGTTTTTATGTGGTAGGTAGAAAGGATGCTGATAGCGGCGAAAAGATAAAACCGCTAAATGAAATTTTGAAAAATGCAGACAAATCCCTACCTATTATAGAATTAAATCATAGACCGGTGGGTATTGAGGAAGCTCATAAGGAAAATGTGGATTTACAGCTTTCGGGACATACTCACAGGGGACAATTTTTTCCCAATAATCTTATGACAAGTCTTATTTATGAAGATGACTATGGATACCTTAAAAAGGATAATTTTAATTTAATAGTTACTTCTGGTTATGGAACCTGGGGACCTCCTATAAGAATTGGAACAAAAGGTGAAATAGTAAACATTAAAATTAAGTTTAAGTACTAG